In Alkalihalobacillus sp. TS-13, the following are encoded in one genomic region:
- a CDS encoding AEC family transporter: MSIISIMLPIFFVFGVGYFAQRLLKLDTNILSKLAIYVMVPFLVFRTFYEQPINTSYGYLALYMIGLCTVIIVMVSVLSKVYGYSEPERSGLILASAFMNNGNYGTPLIFFLFGAAGMETAIILMVIQQLLMSTLGVYYAAKGSPEGGGVSAALKSIKRMPMVYGAMIGLAFQYLRIPLDKGIMEGVDFIADAAIPVIMITLGMQLANIRVKEVDWKKLSTALTLKLIGAPIIAALFVWQMPLDEMTKQIMIIMAATPTAANTTMIAIQFQTEPQNVSTATLVTTVVSLITIPLVIQLTM; the protein is encoded by the coding sequence ATGTCCATAATAAGTATTATGCTGCCTATATTTTTCGTGTTTGGGGTAGGGTATTTTGCACAGCGATTATTGAAACTGGATACAAATATCCTATCTAAACTTGCAATCTATGTAATGGTTCCTTTTCTGGTTTTCCGCACTTTTTATGAGCAGCCTATAAATACTTCTTATGGATATTTAGCACTCTATATGATTGGATTGTGCACAGTTATCATTGTAATGGTAAGTGTTCTATCAAAAGTATATGGATATAGTGAACCGGAACGTAGTGGTTTGATTTTAGCTTCAGCATTCATGAATAACGGGAATTATGGTACTCCCCTCATTTTCTTTTTGTTTGGGGCAGCAGGAATGGAAACAGCTATCATTTTAATGGTAATCCAACAATTATTGATGAGTACGCTCGGAGTCTATTATGCCGCAAAAGGGAGTCCAGAGGGCGGCGGCGTATCAGCGGCTCTCAAATCTATAAAAAGAATGCCGATGGTCTATGGAGCTATGATCGGTCTTGCTTTCCAATATCTTCGTATCCCACTGGATAAAGGTATAATGGAGGGCGTCGATTTTATCGCTGATGCAGCTATTCCTGTCATCATGATTACGCTAGGCATGCAGCTTGCGAATATAAGAGTCAAAGAAGTGGATTGGAAAAAACTTTCTACGGCATTAACTTTAAAACTTATTGGTGCGCCTATTATTGCAGCACTGTTCGTGTGGCAGATGCCTCTGGATGAGATGACTAAGCAAATCATGATCATTATGGCTGCTACACCTACTGCAGCAAATACGACCATGATTGCAATCCAGTTTCAGACTGAACCGCAAAATGTTTCAACCGCAACATTAGTAACAACAGTCGTAAGTCTGATTACAATACCACTTGTTATCCAATTGACAATGTAA
- a CDS encoding aldehyde dehydrogenase family protein yields the protein MTTTVSIENLGLFIDGQWRVKRTTSDVLNKYTQQVIAKISVAEEQDVRDAVTAAKQAITKSFHPYERYAVLKNAAEGLRERLEELATILAEEVGKPISESRGEVERAALTLEISAEEAKRIHGEGVPVESAPGSENRQAFTRRVPVGVVAAITPFNVPLNLVCHKVGPALAAGNSVVLKPAEVTPVSAIVLSEIFEKAGLPVGRLNVVTGAGPKIGNWLLGNDDVDMFTFTGSPKIGRLIKEKAGLRKVSLELGNNSATIVHKDADIEQSATLVAQKSFNNAGQVCISVQRVYVHEEIYQSFLNKMKDVTNSFVVGDPKNEATNIGPMIAEKEAVRVENWVNEAIKEGANVETGGKRNGVSYEPTILSNVNDDMKVCREEVFGPVVAVSTYNDVDDVIARVNDSEYGLQAGLFTNDLAFAMKAANQIEVGGLIINDTSGYRVDHMPYGGVKKSGSGKEGPKYAIEEMTEERIVVFNL from the coding sequence ATGACCACAACAGTTTCAATTGAAAATCTGGGTTTATTCATTGATGGGCAATGGCGCGTGAAACGAACAACTTCCGATGTGTTAAACAAATATACACAACAAGTAATTGCAAAAATTTCTGTTGCAGAAGAGCAAGATGTCCGGGATGCGGTGACAGCAGCAAAACAAGCCATTACGAAATCCTTTCATCCATATGAGCGATATGCCGTATTAAAAAATGCAGCTGAAGGCCTAAGAGAACGTCTCGAGGAGTTAGCAACAATCCTTGCTGAAGAAGTGGGAAAGCCGATTTCCGAGTCAAGAGGCGAGGTGGAACGTGCAGCCCTGACATTAGAAATTTCAGCAGAAGAGGCAAAGCGGATCCATGGAGAGGGTGTTCCTGTTGAATCCGCGCCTGGATCGGAAAATCGACAAGCTTTTACAAGACGAGTACCGGTTGGCGTAGTGGCAGCGATCACCCCTTTCAACGTCCCATTGAATCTAGTTTGCCATAAGGTTGGCCCTGCGTTAGCTGCGGGGAACAGTGTTGTATTAAAACCAGCTGAAGTTACCCCTGTGTCTGCGATTGTGTTATCCGAAATATTCGAAAAAGCAGGCTTACCTGTCGGCCGATTGAATGTTGTGACAGGAGCAGGTCCGAAGATCGGAAACTGGCTTCTTGGGAATGATGACGTTGATATGTTTACGTTTACAGGAAGCCCGAAAATTGGTCGACTGATTAAAGAAAAAGCGGGACTACGGAAGGTATCCTTAGAATTAGGAAATAACTCGGCGACCATCGTCCATAAGGATGCTGATATTGAACAATCTGCTACTCTGGTTGCTCAGAAAAGTTTCAACAATGCGGGACAGGTATGTATTTCTGTTCAGCGAGTATACGTTCATGAAGAAATTTATCAATCCTTCCTGAACAAAATGAAAGACGTAACAAATTCATTTGTAGTAGGGGACCCAAAAAATGAAGCTACGAATATTGGTCCGATGATTGCTGAAAAAGAGGCTGTGAGAGTAGAAAATTGGGTCAACGAAGCTATTAAAGAAGGGGCAAATGTTGAAACAGGTGGAAAACGAAATGGTGTATCTTATGAACCTACTATTCTTTCAAATGTGAACGATGATATGAAGGTGTGTAGAGAAGAAGTATTTGGACCGGTCGTAGCCGTTTCGACTTATAATGATGTAGATGATGTGATTGCTCGGGTCAATGATTCAGAATATGGCCTCCAAGCCGGATTGTTTACGAATGACCTTGCATTCGCGATGAAAGCGGCAAATCAGATAGAGGTGGGTGGCCTTATCATCAATGATACTTCCGGTTATCGTGTGGATCATATGCCATATGGTGGCGTTAAGAAAAGCGGAAGTGGAAAAGAGGGGCCGAAATATGCCATCGAAGAAATGACAGAGGAACGGATTGTGGTCTTTAATTTATAG
- a CDS encoding class II fructose-bisphosphate aldolase encodes MPFINGKEMLEHALQNGYGVGAFSAHNAETIQAILEAAEEEQSPIMIQVGQKVIQNIGLEPMMVLIESFAKDYSIPVAIHLDHSRQFQQTMQAIQLGFQSVMFDGSGLSFEQNVSTTKKVVDIARSLGIGSEGEIGKIGGTEDDITVDEKDAFITTTEEAAAFVEATGVDYLAVSIGTAHGIYKQTPNLRFERLQKISEAVERPIVLHGGSDVPDDQVKKAISFGVAKINVDTELRQAFTRGIQEIFDENREDFVLANSLGNGKRRMKEKVQEKIRVFGSQEKAQVLLSAKKVMTL; translated from the coding sequence ATGCCATTTATTAATGGGAAGGAAATGTTAGAGCATGCTCTTCAAAACGGTTATGGAGTTGGTGCGTTCAGTGCACATAATGCCGAAACCATCCAAGCGATTTTGGAAGCTGCTGAAGAAGAACAATCACCAATCATGATCCAGGTGGGGCAAAAAGTCATTCAAAATATCGGTCTTGAGCCCATGATGGTTCTGATCGAAAGCTTTGCAAAGGATTACTCTATTCCTGTTGCCATTCACCTTGATCATAGCCGTCAATTCCAACAAACGATGCAAGCGATTCAATTAGGGTTTCAATCGGTGATGTTCGATGGTTCAGGACTTTCATTTGAGCAGAATGTTTCAACAACCAAAAAGGTCGTGGATATAGCAAGGTCGCTTGGAATTGGAAGTGAAGGGGAGATTGGAAAAATCGGTGGTACTGAAGACGATATAACAGTAGATGAAAAGGATGCTTTCATTACAACAACAGAGGAAGCAGCCGCATTTGTTGAAGCAACAGGAGTTGATTACCTGGCTGTTTCGATTGGAACTGCTCATGGTATTTATAAGCAAACACCAAATCTGCGGTTTGAGAGACTTCAGAAAATTTCCGAAGCCGTAGAACGCCCTATCGTCCTTCATGGAGGGTCTGATGTTCCGGATGATCAGGTCAAAAAAGCAATCTCTTTCGGTGTTGCCAAAATTAATGTGGATACAGAACTTCGACAGGCATTTACAAGAGGAATTCAGGAAATTTTCGATGAAAATAGGGAAGACTTTGTACTCGCCAATTCGTTAGGCAATGGGAAACGACGGATGAAAGAAAAGGTTCAGGAAAAGATTCGAGTGTTCGGAAGCCAGGAAAAAGCGCAAGTGCTTTTATCGGCCAAAAAGGTAATGACGTTATAA
- a CDS encoding GntR family transcriptional regulator, with amino-acid sequence MSTNKFNPNSGALYLQVKDVLIKRIQNGAWKPNTLIPTEQELIKEFDVSRTTIRQAISILVQNGLLEKKQGRGTIVKSQRLVGNLGRLRGFAEEVVERGQIPHSKLLRAEFKEDLYHEMDMLKVKEGEPVLLVERIRFADEIPIALERTCWPKEIGDILIKCDLNQARYYEVLEQYNYYLKSANEKITAINATINEADSLGIRPGEALLEMTRLSLGVNDHPIEYTKTKYRSDKYHYNIELDR; translated from the coding sequence ATGTCGACCAACAAATTTAACCCAAACAGCGGAGCACTCTATTTACAAGTTAAAGATGTTCTGATCAAGCGTATTCAAAATGGCGCATGGAAACCAAACACCCTTATTCCCACTGAACAAGAACTGATTAAAGAATTTGATGTGAGTCGTACAACGATCAGGCAGGCTATTTCCATTCTCGTACAAAATGGTTTACTTGAAAAAAAGCAGGGGCGGGGTACCATTGTCAAATCACAACGTCTTGTTGGAAATTTGGGTAGACTTCGGGGGTTTGCGGAGGAAGTGGTAGAAAGAGGCCAAATTCCACACTCGAAACTTTTAAGAGCAGAATTTAAAGAAGATCTCTATCATGAAATGGATATGCTTAAAGTGAAAGAAGGCGAACCAGTTCTTTTAGTTGAACGGATACGTTTTGCTGACGAGATTCCTATTGCACTTGAGCGTACATGCTGGCCAAAGGAAATAGGCGACATTTTAATCAAATGTGATTTGAACCAAGCGAGATATTATGAAGTACTCGAACAATATAATTATTATTTAAAAAGTGCGAACGAAAAAATCACAGCCATCAATGCAACGATCAATGAAGCTGATTCTTTAGGGATCCGCCCAGGTGAAGCTCTGTTAGAAATGACACGGTTAAGTCTTGGTGTAAATGATCATCCCATTGAATACACAAAAACCAAATACCGAAGCGACAAGTATCACTATAATATTGAACTGGATAGGTAG